The following is a genomic window from Daphnia magna isolate NIES linkage group LG4, ASM2063170v1.1, whole genome shotgun sequence.
GAGGAAAACTCTCAAAGATTTCATCCAGATAAGTTTTTCCCGTTAATTATTGGTTTCCTTACGAATTGTGCCTCCTTAAAAGTATACAGCCAACCTATAGTTATATGACttgataattttttcttataatcAAATTGTATATTATAACTGGATTGCTTCATTTCTAGTAAACGAAACAGAGCTGAATTGAAGGGCATGTTGACTTTGCTCTTGAAGCAGCAATTTTTGTTACCTGTACGCGCTTGAAAATCCCTCGTTCAGTTTAAAAGAAGTTGAAACCGATACCAAAATCCACATTCAAAATGTTGATCAACCCACCGTTTCAAAGTTTGATAAGTTCAAAATAATTTACATCACTCAGTGCCCTtccgttttcccttttttcaacCCCAAATTTTTGTGTTGCATGAAAAGGAATCctcttttttaattaaatcacTTCGTTAAATAAGACAATCAAAGGTTTTAATTATGGTAGCGCAAATTAAAGCAGGAAACACGTCGGCCTACTTTTACGTACAGTATTTCTATTGCTGCTCTCTCTGTTCTTTCAACGTCTGCTGATTGACAATTGATGCACGATTGTTGCACAGTTACAGATTACTGTTGTCATAAGCATGGCTGGAATTTGACGAACGAAAAACAGATTCGGCTGTCACGGTGCTTATTTTGCCGCACTTACCATGTTTTCTCGAGAGCTACAAAGCGAATTTAATCCAGTCTCAGTGTTCTTGTCTAGGTAGTTCCGGGTGTTTCACCTCTGCTGACCATAAAATCCGCTATGGTCAATTTTCGTCTGACGAAGTTGCTAACCAGTAGTAAACTTGGTAAATCTGTCTACCAATGGTAAACAGATATTTCATGCATCCTCTTCTAGTTAGGCCTACAGAATCAGACTCTGCTACCATAGAATTCATACTCGACGCAAGATAGTCACAATCATCATATATAGGCTGTTAATAAACATGTAATGCAATTGGTGCCTTGTTACCTGTGCACAGATCTAAATAAGTATTAGCAGACTTTTGATTGAGGTTGGCGTGCAGCTCACAAACACAACCCATAAGTTGggaaacagaaagaataaaaaaaaaataaaagagagaaaaacagtAGCTGctacgaaaaaagaagaatattaATTAAGAATATAGTTTTATGAAAAAAACGTGTATTTTCCGAAAATTCGTTTAATTTGGATCCACAGACGGCCATTCCCTGAtgggaaatttcttttttcaactgATCAATTCGACTTAAGTGGGTGGATTGCAGATCTCGAGAAGATTGAAGCTTTGTTCTAAGGCCTGAAATATGAAAAaaggccattttttttctgagcATCCATTATAAGTTGtaaagaaatatttcaaaCAGCCACTGTCACGAAAGTTTAGCAAATTAAAATATGCTAAAATGAAATTATGACACCGCCATTTGTCAAACTAACCAGTTTTTAACGACCATAGCCTTTTCCAGCAGCGTGGCTTCCATAACCTCCACTAGTTGGTGCAGAATGACCTCCATATCCTCCACTTATTTGTGATCCGTGGCCAACGTAACCTTTTCCTACCGATGCTGCGTGACTTCCGTATCCTCCGTTCATAGGAGCTACATGACCTTCATATCCTCCACTGGTTGGCACTGCATGGCCACCGTATCCTGTGTTTATTTGAGCTGCGTGACCACCATGTCCTTTTCTTGCTGGCGCTGAATGACCCCCGAATCCTCCGTTCATTGGCGCAGCATAACCACCATATCCTCCGCTCACAGATGCAGCGTGATTTTTATTGTAGCCTCCACTCTTAGGCCGACGGACCGCTTGACTACTGCCGTACCCTCCGTATCCTCCACCGGCTGGTGAACCATGTCCACCATACCCACCACTAACGGGAGAAGCGTGACTACTGGTATCTCCTACACCCATGGGTGATGCGTGACCACCGTACCCTCCACGTATTGGCGCAATCTGACCTCCATACTCTCTGCTCACGGGTGCTGCTTGACTGCTGTGGTGTCCTCCTATCATCGGAGAAATGGGGCCACCGTATTCTTTCTGCGATGAATGGCCACCGTGTCCCGAATTCATCGGTAGTAATGTATGACCACCACCGTAGCCTAGACTTTGTTGGCCACctaaaaatgataaaaatctatgacataaacaaaaagataTATACAATTTCGCAGCCGTGAGTGGCTGTTTTCCTTGAGGAGCAACACTTACCGTAAACACCATAGCCTCCACCATTACCACTGCCTCCTCTTCCTATCATCAACAAATAGATTAtaagatttaatttttgaaattttatcgAAACCAGTTCAGCTTGATTGAGTATAGACTATCATTAACCTTTTTTGTGTGCGTCCGATGTTGAGAAAACCAAGACAACAACCAGCAACGAGGCCCACTGTAAAACGGAAacaatttgaattgaaaaccAAAATGAAGGCTATCTTCTTGTAAAATAGAATCGAACAAACCATAACATTGGAGAATAAAGGCATTCTTATTGAAGATTCCGTTAGGGATTGGTATTTGCAACTGCACGATTTGCAACTGAAGAGCAATAGGTTTGCAATGGCCTTTTTATATCGggcaaaaattaaatgacCTTCGAAAGCGTATAGAAAATTGATTGTGTAAGCTGCTCGTGCAAAACTCATCATCGTCTAGAATTATGGCGTTATCAATGCTACCCCAGTGTAACCTTCAAGGAACAAAAGGGGTGTTGCGAACAAAGGGGAGAGAAGAAATAGCTATCCATGCGAGCGAAAAAAAGATGTTAGTTCTTCACGTTTTGTGACCACTAACCTTCAGCCATCCTCTCCTTCTACGTCTTTTGACAGTTTATGGCACGGAAATTCCAAAGACCGCAGCTGAAAATTAAACTTGTTGCACATtgacttgtttatttttgctttcccgGACGGAAATGGCTATTTCCGTGACACGCGTAACATTCACGGGCAGTGCAGGTATGTAATATCCCACTGATATCAGTGTTTTAATTGACATGACTAGCTACTTATTtaaattccacaaaaaaagTGACATTTCCATTTAaacacaaaattggaaaacgataaaaactgaaaagagGACCAACGGCGTTCCTTGATTTTCCTTAGCCCACCAAAGGTATTTCATCACCATTTACTTATTACCTTTCACTTTCTATCATCAGCCTTGCCAACCTAGTTTTTTGTTGTCGTGGGCAATAACAACGGATGGAGTGAATCAAACTTCATGGCCTACATCAATAAGTCACAATCATAAAATCACAATCAATTATTATAGGAATACTATTAGCCTTGCTTCTTGTTGCCAAGTGTTGGATTTGTGTGCATACAGAGTAATTTTTCACAGAcgatagtttttttgttttttttttcatttgaacaTTTGGTTATTTTTGCCGACATCATGTTCCTGAATCTATTAGCTATTGGTATTAGATTGACGATTGCGTTTCCGGTGATCCACCACCTTTTTCAGGGcagaattgaaattttttatttttaccgcCTTGGAAAAGGCTGCACAGACTGAAGGGTAATAAATGGAACAACAACCTTTCTTGTATATGGTTTTTACGAACATTTGAAACTTTCCAGTAGAACACTTGAAGTGGGCAATTGTCTGGTAATCGTTGCTGGCATTCTATGATTATATATTATTGGTGAATTCAAGTTTTTCCATAGACTCCATTTGCTGAAATTGAAAGTGCTGCATCATGAGTTAATGACGTTTTATTCCTGCATGTATATCAATCCAAAGAACTGGCCGATAATCCTGTAGGAGAAAGCTATTTATTATTGCTGCAGAAGTTTGGACAATCCACGGCCATAAACAGAAATCAATGAGCCTCGCAATGATCCTCTTCACGGCCCCAATTTGCATGCATTGGGGGAGTCGACGGTATTGCATTTCTGTTCGTTTAAAGGGCTTATCGTCAtctttcgtgtgtgtgttctCGTCCAGATGAGGATCAACGCGAGTCCTCTGATGATGGCAGCGAATGTATAGGATGTTATGACCTATGCGCAACAGTGAGCAGACTTCGTTTACAGATAGATTTTGTCCTTAACTAAAAATCCTGATAAAGTTTGGGTTTGTCAACATTTTTCTCTGTAATCAACACACGGACTTTATTTCAGCGCTtgtggtttttgttttctctctcaaTTGAAAGCGAAAAGACTCTATCAAGTAGGCTAGTAGAGTGACGAGGAAAATCGTATAACTTGCTATTAGGCCTGGCATCACAATCTTCTATAGAAAGCATTCCCAAACATAAACGACTAGACTGCGCAATTATACATATCTTGCAACATCCCAACAAGTTACCTCTggcgagactcgaactcgcaATTCCCCGCAATACCCCGggtgccttatccattaggccacggAGGCTACATTTGATAATTAGAGAAGGtttgaaatgaattaaatCAACCTTAACTCCAGGGATTAAACATTTAGATTATTTGCATCACACACTCGGCTCACACACAGTCACACACCATAAGCATACAAATGACGGAGTAAAATAAATATCTAGTATACTCTCCTTGCGCCATATACATTGTAATTTGTTGGGGCGATTTGAAAACAGAAAAGCTTCCGTTTGAGACTGAGACAATTAGATAAGGATGGGTAAGAAAACCATTTTGCATCCAGGAAAAAAATGCGAACGccattcttttttgaatttttcgttCCATGACTCATTTCCGCATGCAGACTACGCGCAATGACACAGGTAAGCGTGGGGGATAGGTGacattttcaataaaaatatggcgaaaaaaaacaaaaaacaaattgtaacAACATAATATAGCCCGTAAGAATATTTACCTAAAGTGAAAGCGAATAGTAGATGGCTTAAATAAGTTTGTTTTGACAGGCAACTGTCGAACTTGGCAAGGAGCATTTTATAACCTTTTTACCCAAATAGAATATATcaatagacaaaaaaaaattatatatataacagTAGGCTAGGCTAGAAATGTCCTTCTTATTCGTTATTCTCTTTACCCAACAAAATATAGCGAATATCATCTTGGaaacttttccttttcaaaagaATTGGCCTTAGAGGTTCCTAGGGCATTGGGTAGTGATACCAAAATGGTTAAAACGGCCgatctttttctctttatgcACATTTTGCAGTAATTtacattgtttttctttgcttcaaCAAGTTTATTATAACATCATATTGAGAAGAATTTTACTTGATGTCCCGTCACCTTTACACCCAAATGCTTGCATTTTGCCATGGTCATACGTAACTGAACGCCAACACCCAGGAAAGAGTAAAAACTGATAAAACATTGTTGATCGatgtttggtttcttttttgcaGACAAGCTTCAGCATAGACCATAGGCGGTTCAAATCGTATATGAAATTGTGATCCAGTTAATGTAGCGAGTAACTCTGGTGTACACGCCTGCAAATCTAGGATCAGCACAGCCCTCACCAAAGTTGGTGATGCCTATTTGAACACCTTCAACCAGCATGGGACCACCACTGTCACCCTATCGATAGAGATTAAACATTGCttgatgttaaaaaaaaaaaaatacggcaCAATAACCGAAGAAGAGACTAACCTGGTAAGTATCTTTACCGGGAGCTGCAGCGCAAACCATGTTGTTAGTAATTGTGTTGTTTATCTTGTTGTATTGCAGATTGCAAGCTTCGTTCGTCAAAACAGTGACGGTAGCCTTGAGCAAATCATTGGAATTGCTACCAcctttgaaataaaaacaaacgtaGTTTAATCAGCAGCTTTATTGACACGGAAATGGAAGGTAGTTTTTGAGACACCTTCAGAAGTGTCTCCCCATCCGACAATTACGGCTTGCTGGCCAGTATACGTGCTAGTGGTGTAGGCTGATGGAAGTTTGACTAGTCTGACGTTTTTGATTGGGTAGCTAAGGCCAGTAGGGCAATATCGTTATCCTGTGATCGTGTTAGTAATATTTAAGACAACACTCGATATCGcttaatattaaaaaaaaaatggatgtaAGGTTTAAAAATTCCTTTTGAATGCTTACAATGGTTTTGTTATTgtataggggagagtggggctagttggcaggaggacaagtttgcaattcttaatttagacgaattgtgtgaaagaggttttattgaaataattcatagtcaaagatgtttatcgtgcccacatttgtgcaaagttttataaatttatcccaaatagtttaggaaatagaaaataacgaaattttttgcgtcaaatccacaatagttgcgtgcttggtattcatcaattttatcttttcatggtatgcatataattttaaaaaaatattatttttatagaaaattgtgtcctctatcgaactgtaacaatggatttgttttaatcaattataaaggagtaataaaattttttatttgaataaaccccgggttggggcaagttgatacattgcaacatggggcatgtcggcataggcattatacatgcatatgtatagagtacatggcctgtcaaaatgtcagaaattgtaagtcgaatttttgctagatatgacttatggtgaacagtggtatgcattagaggccaaaatttggcaaattttaagtgtttcactttatacgatgttcacctgtgaaatgtttgcctgaattatgtatattttttttaattttttgcatttgaggctattaatctttatgtaagttatcacaacttatttctgagtttcccactctaaaataactataggatttttgtttattgtaatgttattctagtttgtttacaacatcaacatttcactgaaatccgtatttgaaatacatggggccaacttaccccactaccactgccaacttaccccgttagtggggcatgtaggcaaattttttttagctttttgaacgttgatttcgatatgaatttttcaacgtagatcaaataaaaaaatagcacgagaaagctggttatctgagctttcttttacaattttttggtggcaaaatatgaaaaattaaagaaaccagagaagaaataaaaaaaattgtaccaactagccccaccctcccctaagGGGTGCACGACGAATTTTCTTACTCCTCTCGTGATAGCACCGATTCCACCATTTAGTTTCGTTGTGTTGACGGTCAACGTGAAAGCACTGGTAGAGGCAGCTTTAAGACTATAAGAAAATAGGGAAGAATgaatatttttgaataaaataatgaagTTATAAAGGCGACAATTGAAAAAACTAGTCAAAAGTTGCATGTTTCTCAAAAAAGAGCACGAGATCCcttcattatttttattccaGAACAGcccacatagcaacgggtaatctttaagacatccAAAGGATATCCGGTAGTCCAAAAGACATCCCggactaaaaaaagatgtccttaGGATGTCTTGTTAGGGATATTTTGGTACAAGGACAtgcctgacaaaaaaaagatgtctttaagatgtcccgtcaggcctacttttgggacaagacaaaagaagactaaaaaaggatgtcttgaAGACGTcctgtcggggatactttaggccaagggcatgccagaccaaaaaaagatgtcttttggatgtcttgttggggatactttgggacagggacatgactgacaaaaaaaagatgtctataAGATGTCCCGTTATGCctactattgggacaagacaaaaaaaactagaaaaggatgtctttaagatgtcctgccggggatactttaggccaagggcatgccagaccaaaaaaagatgtcttttggatgccTTGttggggatactttgggacagggacatgactgacaaaaaaaagatgtctataAGATGTCCCGTTATGCctactattgggacaagacaaaaaaagactagaaaaggatgtctttaagatgtcctgccggggacACTTTAGGccaagggcatgccagaccaaaaaaagatgtcttttggatgccTTGttggggatactttgggacagggacatgaatgacaaaaaaaagatgtctataagatgtcccgtcaggcctactattgggacaagacaaaaaaagactagaaaaggatgtctttaagatgtcctgccggggatactttaggacaagggcatgacagaacaaaaaaagatgtcttttagATGTACTGTCAAGAatacttttggacaaggccTTTTCGGACTACAaacagatgtcttaaagatgtcctgTCGGGGAcactttaggacaagggcatgccagaccaaaaaaagatgtcttttggatgtcttgtcggggatactttgggacagggaccTGCCTGACAAAATAAAGATGGACAtatggagaaagcaattaaggacaatataaagatgtcttaaagatgtcctctaagggatagttatggacaaagcaatttaggactatatagagatgtctttaagatgtcctataagggacacttatggagaaagcaattaaggacaatataaagatgtccttaagatgtcctgtaaggaatacttatggacaaagaaattaaggacaatataaaaatgtctttaagatgtcctataagagaTAATTATGGACGAAGTAAttgaggactatatagagatgtcattaaGATGTCCGGTAGGGgacagttatggacaaagaaattaaggactatataaagaagtctttaagatgtcctcttTGAGATAGTTATAAATAAAggaatttaggactatatagagatgactttaagatgtcctgtagggGACACTTATAGCCAAAGCAATTtgggactatatagagatgtctttaagatgtccgtCCAGGACTACCTTTGGATAAAGCTGTCgaagactaaaaaagaaattcttaaatATATCCATGAGCAAGACTAAGTCGGGACTTGACAATGATACTACCTAAGTAACAAATCCATAGGTCAGTTCAATAAGTACTTTGATTTCATTGTTTATGTACTAAAGTGGCATAATGGTTAGGATACTGAGCCAAGAAGTCAGAGGTCTGCAGTTCGAATCCAACAATCTACGTAAGAAAAATATCTTGTCTTAATACagtttaaaaatatatgtcAAAGCGTCTTAAACATGttgtaatataataaatatgtGCAGATGAATTAAGAACTGACAAAAggaccaaataaaaaataagccaACAATCCCGCAAACAttgcgaaatttttttgtgatgaCAAACAGATGGCTTTAAGAAGTCATAAAGATATCATTAAGATGTCATCAGAAAGATGACCAAAGGATTTCTTTGTAAATTTCGAAAACTGTCGTTAGGTCTTCTTAAGGAAGTCTTTAGGCTTATCGGAAGACATGTAAAAGACGGCACAAGAATGCCTTTAAGACGGCGGCAAGATGTCGTAAGAACGTCTTTAGGAAGTCTTCACGCTAACCGGAAGACATGTTAAAGATGTCataaggatgtctttaagacgGTGGTAAGATGGCGTAAGAACGTCTTTAGGAAGTCTTTGAGCTAATCTGAAAGACATCCTAAAAATAGTACTTGTCCCGGTCAATTGGGACACAAGTAAGGAGTCTTTAAGAAAGCTCaaagacatcctttggacATCCCCACTCGGGACAACTGGACATCTTCAGGACGTCTTAAAGACAGCCCGGTGCTGTGTGGGAGGTACTCAGCATTGTTTGTGCAATAAGTTTACCCTTCGAAGCAATGCGCTGCTGATAGGACAATGGAAGTGGAAATCAAAGTTCCGCCACACGTACGAATACTGAGATCCAAAGAAGCCTAAATGTAAAATAGGCTACAAGGTTTTGTAATCACATAAGACTTGtaaaaaacgtaaaaatagTTTTGATTCGGTTTTTTAGATTTTAATTCGATTATATCTGTAGATATCATGTTTACCTGGTAAGGAAATTCCCCTTCTAGGGCAGGAGTTCCACCGACAATCTTATTCGCTTCTTCAGGAATTACAGTCCTCAAAGTTGGTTGGTAAAAATTAACTGTTAAAAAACGTAATGAACTTAAAGCAATAGTAAATGCTAGTGAAGGTCAACTGACGAGAAGCTACTGGCTTTTAAACTTTTTCAGCGTTTGAAAATGATTGCAAAAACAACGGTGTTGCCGTCCATCGACAAATGCAAAACAATTCAATAGTGAGCACATCCCGTTGCAACTTGATTTGAAAATGTGGACACATATTAGGAAATATCATAAAGATGTAACGCAATCGTGTTTCTAAACTTTGAATATGCTTGCTACAATCAACCTTGGATGGATGTGTGGCAAATATTAGATTATACACAAATTCCATATAAGTTAACTTTCTTCAAAACATTTAACACAGGTGTACTTGGATACTCTTCCAAGTATCCAAGTATTATTCAACGATGAGATGTTGACGATGCAACTGCAATAATCGGTATGGAAGATTGCTTTACTTTTTCTGCCCAAACAATCGTAATATAGTGCTTGTTACGCAAACCAATAACCGTCAATAACTTGATTTTGTTCTCCTGGACGGCCAAATATTCTCCGAAGAACTCATTCCACATGAATTGGCTGTCGTTGAAGAACGCGGAGACTAGCATAGGACTTATTTCAACACTTTCACAGGGCATGTATACCGATCACTTCATGTTTGGTCGTTAGTAGCGACCATCAACCATAATCAAAACTAAACCAAATCAATCAAAAATATCAatctaataaaataaaataaatgaaatcgACCACAAAATTCGTCTTCAGAAGGCTACATAGAAGCGGCtgacaaatttttattttaagctTTGGTCTTGGGAATTTCCTTGCATTAAATTTACAAAGAAACATAGAAGGAGACGTCGGCTGAAGGTTAGTGGTCACAAAACGTGAAGAACTAACATCTTTTTTCTCTCGCGTGAATAgctattattcttttttttccctttgttcTCAACATTCTTTTTGTTCCTCGAAGGTGAGACGGAGGGTGGCAATGGTAATAGGCTACCACAAGTATAGGTCATGATGACGAGTTTTGCACTAGCAGTTTACAcaatgaattttcttttctgctgACACTTTCGAAGGTCTTTTCTCGGCATTCGATATAAAAAGTCCGTTGAAAATCTACTGCTCTTCAGTTGCAAGCCGTACAGTTGCAAATACCAATCTCGAAAGCAATCTTTATCAAAATGCGTTTATTCTCCAATGTTATGGTTGGTTTGATTCTATTGTACAAGTAGCTATAATTAATCTTGGACTTAAATTCAAATTCGTTCCTTTTTACAGTGGACCTCGTTGCTGGTAGCTGCTTTGGTTTTCTCATCATCCGACGCACACAAAAAAGGTTTCGAAAACTCAATAAAATTCTATTGGTTTCAGTAGTCTTTTGAAGATTAAATCTAATAacctatttatttttttttatgtataggAAGAGGAGGCGGTGGGATTGGAAGGGGTCATGGTGGCTATGGTAAGTGTTGCTTCTTGAACGTCCGAGACCAATCAGGTCAGGGAAAATAGACATATACAAAATTTTATGTATCATGTCATGGATTTTTATAATTATCAGGTGGCCAACAAAGTCTAGGCTACGGTGGTGGTCATACATTACCGGTGAGTTCGGGACATGGTGGCTATTCGTCGCATGGAGGATACGGTGGCCACATCTCTCCGATGAAAGGAGGACAACACAGCAGTCACAGAGCACCCGTGAGAGGAGGGTATGGAGGTAAAATTGCACCAATAAGCGGAGGGTACGGTGGTCACGGATCACCTGCAGGTGGAGGGCACGTCAATGGTCACGCCGCCCTCGTTAGTGGTGGGTATGGTGGACATGGTGCACCAATCGGTGGAGGATACGATGGTCATCCTTCTCCTGTTAGCGGAGGGTACGGCAGTAGCCAAGCGGTCCGTCTGCCTAAGAGTGGAGGTTATAGCAACAATTACGCTGCACCTGTGAGCGGAGGATATGGTGGTCATGCTGCGTCAATGATCGGAGGATTCGAGGGACATTCTGCGTCAGCAGGAAAAGAACATGGTGGTCACGCAGCTCAAACGAACGGAGTATACGGTGGTCATGCTGCGCCAAAAAGTGGAGGATATGGAGGTCATGCTGCTCCGATGAAGGGAGGATATGGAGGTCACGAAGCATCGGCAGGCAAAGGTTACGGTGTCCAGGGATCACAAATGAGGGGGGGATATGGAGGTCATTCTGCACCGATGAGTGGAGGTTATGGAAGTCACGCTGCTGGAAAAGGCTACGGTCGTTAAAAAAGGTTAGTTCAATATTAATCGTGACATGATTTTGTTATAATGATATACGTTTTTGGATTTGCTAAAGTTTCGTAACAGTTGCTGTTTAAAATAGTTCTTAACAACTTCATGCTCAGGAAAAAATGGCCTTTTTatatattccaggcagttaGAAAAAAGCTTCAGTAGCGTCTCGAGATCGGCAATCCGACcatttaattgaaattaacCACTCGTCAGAAGAAATTTCCAGTCAAGAAATTTCCGTCCTTTGATCcaaatgaaatgaattttcGGAAAATAcacgtttttttattaaactgctatattttcctgttttcatcccattgttttatttttctttttacattcttTCCGTTTTCCAACTTACGTACCGTAGCCTATTGTGAGCTGCGTTACGCCAACTTAGGTCAATACTATACCAATACTCTACCAAGATCTGTGCACAGGTATTAACAGGTTGGCATGTTTCAGGCTGGCAACAGCGATCGGTAACTCGGAAGTCTCTGTGTTCCTTATACTATAGAAATGTGGCAATCCAGTCATAATACTATTTGATAATCAATAAAACTAAGTAATCTTCCAACTGGGATGGTACTACACTTATAAGCGGGcataaattttaaagaaacacaaaattaacaGGAAAGACTTATCTGGATCAAATCCTTGTGTTTTTCTTAGGCTAGGTAGAACCCgctttcccactttttcattttgggctaaaatttagatttagtttcgaatacatgatttcgattcgtaaTTAAACAACAATCACGATacgcaagttttttttttaggtgaagcttatatagttttttaaataaacgtagaaaacAGAGCGGCAGTGCTGGCGTGCCAACGTATTTTGAGAACTaaaactttatttatttcctttaaaTTACTcttaaatcttaaaaaaattatgtattATTGATTTTACATCTATGTAAAAATCTGTGCGCATGCAAAGAACGAATAGGTATAATTTGAAGTTCTATGAGTCCGTAACGGTTTTATTCGATCCCTGATGAGGAAGGCTCTTCCACCTGTAGTGGGTAGCATTTATTAGAGCTTtgagagaaaaatgaaagcaGATCTTTCACAACATCACCATTAATACACTGCAGAGCATCTGGCTTGAACACTACTACTGTGTGCATCAACTTAGATCTGCCTGCCAACACAACCAAAGCAT
Proteins encoded in this region:
- the LOC116920581 gene encoding glycine-rich cell wall structural protein 1.8-like isoform X2, giving the protein MRLFSNVMWTSLLVAALVFSSSDAHKKGRGGGGIGRGHGGYGGQQSLGYGGGHTLPVSSGHGGYSSHGGYGGHISPMKGGQHSSHRAPVRGGYGGKIAPISGGYGGHGSPAGGGHVNGHAALVSGGYGGHGAPIGGGYDGHPSPVSGGYGSSQAVRLPKSGGYSNNYAAPVSGGYGGHAASMIGGFEGHSASAGKEHGGHAAQTNGVYGGHAAPKSGGYGGHAAPMKGGYGGHEASAGKGYGVQGSQMRGGYGGHSAPMSGGYGSHAAGKGYGR
- the LOC123471171 gene encoding glycine-rich cell wall structural protein 1.8-like; translation: MPLFSNVMWASLLVVVLVFSTSDAHKKGRGGSGNGGGYGVYGGQQSLGYGGGHTLLPMNSGHGGHSSQKEYGGPISPMIGGHHSSQAAPVSREYGGQIAPIRGGYGGHASPMGVGDTSSHASPVSGGYGGHGSPAGGGYGGYGSSQAVRRPKSGGYNKNHAASVSGGYGGYAAPMNGGFGGHSAPARKGHGGHAAQINTGYGGHAVPTSGGYEGHVAPMNGGYGSHAASVGKGYVGHGSQISGGYGGHSAPTSGGYGSHAAGKGYGR
- the LOC116920581 gene encoding glycine-rich cell wall structural protein 1.8-like isoform X1; the protein is MRLFSNVMWTSLLVAALVFSSSDAHKKGRGGGGIGRGHGGYGKCCFLNVRDQSGGQQSLGYGGGHTLPVSSGHGGYSSHGGYGGHISPMKGGQHSSHRAPVRGGYGGKIAPISGGYGGHGSPAGGGHVNGHAALVSGGYGGHGAPIGGGYDGHPSPVSGGYGSSQAVRLPKSGGYSNNYAAPVSGGYGGHAASMIGGFEGHSASAGKEHGGHAAQTNGVYGGHAAPKSGGYGGHAAPMKGGYGGHEASAGKGYGVQGSQMRGGYGGHSAPMSGGYGSHAAGKGYGR